The Actinobacillus succinogenes 130Z region TCATTGTTTTTTTAACGGAATTTACCAGCAATACCGCCAGCGCCGCACTTTTAGTACCGATTTTTATTTCCATTGCGCAAGCATTGGGCATGCCGGAACTCGGATTAGCCTTAATCATCGGTTTGGGCGCCTCCTGTGCCTTCATGCTGCCTGTCGCCACTCCGCCGAACGCCATCATATTCGGTGCCGGTATCGTGAAACAACGCGAAATGGTGAGAGCCGGGGTGATCTTAAATCTCGTCAGTATTTTTATCATCGCTACTTTCGGTTACTTGTTCTGGTTGAATTAATCTTACGCCCGAAAGCAAAAAGTGCGGTCAGTTTCACCGCACTTTTTAACTTCATGCCTGATTAATCGTGCTGACGATAATCATTCGCCTGTTGTAACAACTGGCGGCTTTCTTTCATAAATTGTTCGGAATATTCGCCGAACCATTCGCGCACCTGATTAAAGGCTTCGATAAAGCCGGCTTTATCGCCGTTTTCAAAGAATTTCAGACTTTCTTCGTAGCTTTGTTTCAAGCTTTCGATCACCGCCAGATTTTCCGGTTTATCCATAATAATATCGGCGTAAAGTTCGCCGTCTTGTGCGAACAGTCGTCCGATCATCGCCAATTCCAAACGGTAAATCGGTGAAGACAACGCCAGAATATTCGCCAGTTTGACCGGCTGGCGGGAGAGATGATAGCCGTTGGCGAAGGTCGAAAAATGGCGTAGCGCCTGAATATACGTCATACTGTGGTCGTGTTCGGCGGCATCCGCTTGATAGATTTTCGCCCCCCAAATACCGATTTGTTGCAGCAGCCATTCATAACGTTCCGGATAACGCCCGTCGCAACGCACTACAATTTGTTTCGCCATGCTGGCGATATCCGGACCGAACATCGGATGCAACCCCACTACAGCGCCGGTGTGCACTTCCAGCATTTTTTCTAACGGACGGCGCTTCACGGAGGTTAAATCCGTCAGCAACATGCTTTCCGTCAGATAAGGTTTCAACCGCTCAATAGTTTCTAATGTTTTGGCAATCGGCACACACACCATCACCACATCGGAATCCGCTAAAATTTTGTCCGCGCTTTCCCAGTCCCTGCTGCCCATCGTGTCTACATGATAACCCGAAGCGCGCAGAAAACGGGCGAATAAGCCGCCTAATTTACCGTTTCCGCCCACAATCACAATTTTCTTAATCGCAGGATTCACGGTTTTAAACCCGTAATCATTTTCACTGGCGTAGGATTCCCGCATTAAACGGCGCAAAACGTCTTCGATTAAATCGGCCGGCACGCCCGTTTTTTCCGCTTCCTGACGGCGGGCCGCCAGCATATCCGCTTCGCGTTCCGGTACATAAATAGGTAATCCGTGTTTATGTTTTATTTCACCTACTTTTTTCACTAATGCCAGACGTTTGGCAAACACCTCGATAAGCTCTTTATCCAAGGCGTCAATTTCTTTTCTGATTTCTTTCAGTGCTTCCATTCCGATTTTCTCTAAATACGGGAAAAGGACGCGAAAGCTGCGTCCTTAAAGATAGTTATACGCATAAAGTGCGGTCGAAAAATACAGTTTTTTTAACCTGTCCGCCATGCCGGCAACAGCCGTTGATGTTAGACCATTCTAACGATTTTTCAATCCGCCCGCAATTTTACGCAGCAGATTGTCCGTCGTTTCCCAATCAATACAGGCATCGGTGATGGATACGCCGTACTTCATTTCGCTCACCGGTTGTTCCGCCGATTGATTACCCGCGTTGATGTTGCTTTCAATCATTAACCCGATGATGGATTTACTGCCGTTCACGAGCTGTTGCAAAGCATCTTCCGCTACCAGCGGCTGACGACGGTAATCTTTATTGGAATTGCCGTGGCTGCAGTCGATCATAATCGAAGATTCCAAGCCGGCTTTTTCCAGTTCTTCCTCGCATTTTTTTACGAATCCCGCCGCATAATTCGGCGCTTTACCGCCGCGCAAAATCACATGGCCGTCCGGATTGCCTTCGGTATGCAGTAAATTCACCTGACCTTGCTGGTTGATACCGATGAAACTGTGTCCCATCGATGCGGCTTTCATGGCGTTAATCGCAGTACCCAGACTACCGTCCGTACCGTTTTTGAATCCCACGGCCATGGATAAACCGGACGCTAATTCGCGGTGAGTTTGAGATTCTGTAGTACGCGCACCGATAGCCGACCAACTGAATAAATCGGCCAAGTATTGCGGCGTCATCGGATCCAACGCTTCCGTCGCCAACGGTAATCCTATTTCCGCCAGATCCAACAATAACTTACGGGCGATGTGCAATCCGTTTTCCACATCGAAAGTACCGTTGATTTTCGGATCATTAATCAACCCTTTCCAACCCACGGTAGTTCGCGGTTTTTCGAAATAAACCCGCATAACGATATAAAGCTGATCTTTCAATTCGTCCGATAATGCTTTTAACCGTCCGGCATAATCCAATGCCGCTTTGGGGTCATGCACGGAACAAGGACCGATTACCACTAACAAACGGTTGTCTTTTTTATGAATAATATCGGCGATTTCACGACGGTGGGTTTCTACCTGGGTGCGCAAGTGGGCGGGTAACGGTAATTTTTTTTTCAGTTCGGCCGGGGTAATCAAAACTTTTTCGTCAACAATATGAATATTGTGGATACTGTCTTTCATTTTTCTTCCTTGTTATTTTTACTGTAAATTTTTATGTACGAATAATGTAAGGCTTACATTACACAATAAGTTTTCTCATTGCAACGGCTAATTAGAACCGGTTAACGAAAAAACACAAAAAAACGACCGCACTTTACGCTTCAATGAGAAAACGGAAAAGTGCGGTCAAATTTTATGCGGTTATTTTACCGTACCGCAGTTCAGGCAATATAAATACTGCCCTTTCGGATCATTAAACCGATTCAACACGCCAAGTTGTTTCTGTACGGTTCGGATGTCTTTCGGTAAACCGACGGAATTCAGCACGGAAGTTCGAATCAATACCTCGGCTTCGCTTTTCAATTCTTTTAACCACGCACGAATGCCCTGCGGCTCATCCACCAGCCATGACACGGAATAATCCGGTTTTTTATCTTCCGTCAGATCCTGCGTTGCCAATTCGAACGCTTTGTTCACGG contains the following coding sequences:
- a CDS encoding 3-deoxy-7-phosphoheptulonate synthase — translated: MKDSIHNIHIVDEKVLITPAELKKKLPLPAHLRTQVETHRREIADIIHKKDNRLLVVIGPCSVHDPKAALDYAGRLKALSDELKDQLYIVMRVYFEKPRTTVGWKGLINDPKINGTFDVENGLHIARKLLLDLAEIGLPLATEALDPMTPQYLADLFSWSAIGARTTESQTHRELASGLSMAVGFKNGTDGSLGTAINAMKAASMGHSFIGINQQGQVNLLHTEGNPDGHVILRGGKAPNYAAGFVKKCEEELEKAGLESSIMIDCSHGNSNKDYRRQPLVAEDALQQLVNGSKSIIGLMIESNINAGNQSAEQPVSEMKYGVSITDACIDWETTDNLLRKIAGGLKNR
- the tyrA gene encoding bifunctional chorismate mutase/prephenate dehydrogenase; the protein is MEALKEIRKEIDALDKELIEVFAKRLALVKKVGEIKHKHGLPIYVPEREADMLAARRQEAEKTGVPADLIEDVLRRLMRESYASENDYGFKTVNPAIKKIVIVGGNGKLGGLFARFLRASGYHVDTMGSRDWESADKILADSDVVMVCVPIAKTLETIERLKPYLTESMLLTDLTSVKRRPLEKMLEVHTGAVVGLHPMFGPDIASMAKQIVVRCDGRYPERYEWLLQQIGIWGAKIYQADAAEHDHSMTYIQALRHFSTFANGYHLSRQPVKLANILALSSPIYRLELAMIGRLFAQDGELYADIIMDKPENLAVIESLKQSYEESLKFFENGDKAGFIEAFNQVREWFGEYSEQFMKESRQLLQQANDYRQHD